Proteins from one Staphylococcus sp. IVB6214 genomic window:
- a CDS encoding aldehyde dehydrogenase — MQQIKKQVQHSKEYFLTHETKSIKFRKKQLKRLSKSIKQHDAALKEALLTDLGKGSIEAYATEIGYTLSSIKLMRKSIDKWSKRQAVDTPVHLFPAKSFIVKEPLGTVLIIGPFNYPFQLLFEPLIGAIAAGNTAIVKPSELTPNVAKVVEDIVTDTFEPEYVSVVQGGADVIQTLLEQPFDHIFFTGSEHVGKIVYKAAAEQLIPVTLELGGKSPVIIDKTANLKVASERISFGKFINTGQTCVAPDYILIDESIKEPFIHALRTTLKEFYGSHPLISEDLGHIVNERHFDRLATLMDAQKDQCIIGGERNATQRRIAPSIYDNVTIDDPLMQEEIFGPLLPIITYQDLDEAFAFVQSRPKPLALYLFSEDENTTDRVLNELSFGGGAINDTLLHLANPNLPFGGVGASGIGHYHGKYSFDTFTHEKSYIFKTTKLESGLFFPPYQGKLDAIKKVFKK; from the coding sequence ATGCAACAGATAAAAAAACAAGTCCAACACTCAAAGGAATACTTCCTGACACATGAAACAAAATCAATTAAGTTTCGCAAAAAACAATTGAAACGCCTATCGAAAAGTATTAAACAACATGATGCTGCATTAAAAGAAGCGTTGCTAACCGATTTAGGAAAAGGCAGCATTGAGGCTTATGCGACAGAGATTGGCTATACATTAAGTAGTATTAAGCTGATGCGCAAATCTATCGATAAATGGAGTAAACGACAAGCGGTAGATACACCGGTTCATCTATTCCCTGCAAAAAGTTTTATCGTTAAAGAGCCTTTAGGTACTGTACTGATTATCGGACCCTTTAACTACCCTTTCCAACTTCTATTCGAACCTTTAATTGGTGCAATTGCGGCTGGGAATACTGCAATTGTTAAACCATCTGAATTAACACCGAATGTGGCAAAAGTAGTAGAAGACATTGTTACAGACACTTTTGAACCAGAATATGTCTCAGTTGTTCAAGGGGGAGCTGATGTTATTCAAACACTTCTAGAACAGCCTTTTGATCATATCTTCTTTACAGGAAGTGAGCATGTTGGCAAGATTGTTTACAAGGCGGCAGCTGAGCAACTCATTCCTGTTACGCTAGAACTAGGTGGAAAGTCCCCTGTCATCATTGATAAGACAGCCAACTTGAAAGTAGCCAGCGAACGTATTAGTTTCGGGAAATTCATCAATACAGGACAGACTTGTGTCGCACCAGATTATATTTTAATCGATGAGTCGATTAAAGAGCCATTTATTCATGCATTGCGTACAACGTTGAAAGAATTTTACGGATCACACCCACTTATTAGTGAAGATTTAGGACATATCGTCAACGAACGCCATTTCGATCGCCTGGCAACTTTAATGGATGCACAGAAAGATCAATGTATCATCGGTGGAGAACGCAATGCGACACAACGCCGAATTGCACCAAGTATTTATGATAACGTGACTATCGATGACCCACTCATGCAAGAAGAAATCTTCGGGCCATTGTTACCAATCATAACGTATCAAGATCTTGATGAAGCCTTTGCATTTGTACAATCACGTCCAAAACCTTTGGCGCTCTATCTTTTTAGCGAAGATGAAAATACAACAGACCGCGTACTCAACGAACTATCGTTTGGTGGTGGGGCGATTAATGATACTTTATTGCATCTTGCCAATCCGAACCTTCCTTTCGGTGGTGTTGGTGCATCAGGTATTGGTCATTATCACGGAAAGTACTCTTTCGACACTTTTACACATGAAAAGTCCTACATCTTTAAAACAACAAAGCTTGAATCAGGCTTATTTTTCCCACCTTATCAAGGGAAGTTAGATGCGATTAAAAAAGTTTTTAAGAAGTAA
- a CDS encoding SRPBCC domain-containing protein codes for MQNSSEMKPIEKVVTLQANKDTVWDAVSTSEGIASWWMPNDFEATPDKAFTLHAGEFGDSPCKVKKVIPKNHLSFYWGKDWEILFKLDEVDSKTTKFTLIHSGWDETKQTEFGQPHPVVQPFMNDGWDDIVKVALPKYLEQLK; via the coding sequence ATGCAGAATAGTTCTGAAATGAAACCAATTGAAAAAGTTGTAACACTACAAGCCAATAAAGATACAGTATGGGATGCAGTTTCCACATCGGAAGGTATTGCTTCTTGGTGGATGCCAAATGATTTCGAAGCAACACCTGACAAAGCATTTACGCTTCATGCCGGAGAATTTGGCGATTCCCCCTGTAAAGTTAAGAAAGTTATCCCAAAAAATCATCTCAGTTTTTATTGGGGCAAGGATTGGGAGATTTTGTTTAAATTAGATGAAGTAGATTCTAAGACAACAAAATTTACGCTGATTCATTCTGGTTGGGATGAAACGAAACAAACTGAATTTGGTCAACCACATCCTGTTGTTCAACCATTTATGAATGACGGATGGGACGATATTGTAAAAGTTGCACTTCCTAAATATCTTGAACAACTTAAATAA
- a CDS encoding beta-propeller fold lactonase family protein, translating to MTTKGYIGSYTKKEGKGIYHFELDEQTGKIKTVETAYELNASTYLSQFKDTLIAFTKDDERAGVVTFNIKDDNALEETARSLESLKGSACYVSASPEGEFIFEAVYGDGIARIYEFDAEKQQVGKLIEEVYHDYTPGPNVARQEASHVHYIEVTPEQKYVVAVDLGADLLVTYHYGHQGLNVAHRTELQPGDGPRHIAYHKTGRYAYVVNELSNTVVVMDYEDGRFTERERHLTIPEDFLHPTKLAAVHLSHDQQYLYISNRGHDSIAIFKVLDDGARLELVDIVLSGDEFSRDFNITPSDDYLVVAHEQGDSKVVVFKRDKATGRLTLTDDSQQAAEGVCVKFLEA from the coding sequence ATGACGACAAAGGGTTACATCGGCTCATATACCAAAAAAGAAGGTAAAGGTATTTATCACTTTGAATTAGATGAACAAACAGGCAAAATTAAAACTGTTGAAACAGCGTATGAGTTGAATGCTTCTACATATTTAAGTCAGTTTAAAGATACACTTATCGCATTTACTAAAGATGATGAACGTGCAGGCGTAGTTACGTTTAATATTAAGGATGACAACGCATTAGAAGAAACAGCACGTAGTCTTGAATCGTTAAAAGGTTCTGCATGTTATGTTTCTGCATCTCCAGAAGGTGAATTCATTTTTGAAGCGGTATATGGTGATGGTATCGCACGTATATATGAGTTTGACGCAGAAAAACAGCAAGTCGGCAAGCTGATTGAAGAAGTGTATCACGACTACACACCAGGACCAAATGTTGCGAGACAAGAGGCATCACATGTACATTACATTGAAGTAACACCCGAACAAAAATATGTGGTTGCTGTTGATTTAGGTGCAGACTTACTCGTGACATACCACTATGGCCATCAAGGCTTAAATGTTGCACATCGAACTGAGCTACAACCGGGAGATGGACCACGTCATATTGCATATCATAAAACAGGACGTTATGCATATGTGGTCAATGAATTATCAAATACGGTGGTTGTCATGGATTATGAAGATGGACGTTTTACAGAGCGTGAACGCCATTTAACGATTCCAGAAGACTTTTTACATCCGACAAAGTTAGCGGCAGTCCATTTGTCACATGATCAGCAATATTTATATATTTCAAATAGAGGTCATGATAGTATTGCTATTTTTAAAGTATTAGATGACGGTGCGAGATTAGAATTAGTAGACATCGTACTATCAGGGGATGAATTCTCACGTGATTTCAACATCACACCTTCTGATGATTATCTCGTTGTGGCGCATGAACAAGGCGATTCAAAAGTAGTCGTATTCAAGCGAGATAAAGCAACGGGTCGTTTAACATTAACAGATGATAGTCAACAAGCTGCTGAAGGCGTTTGCGTGAAGTTTTTAGAAGCATAG
- a CDS encoding C45 family autoproteolytic acyltransferase/hydolase, producing MQNVKSDILTFRGTHYDYGVAVGTWLKQTKMLKNREKEWRKRVPRFDIDIQETQAIFQQFAPEIWDEIRGIQDVLNIPTRQAILNFAHYRFTTLPDSGCSVFVGDHYLVRNYDYHPATYDGRYQLFQPTDGGYAQIGPMSRTTGRMDGMNEHGLVMAYNFMHRKKPANGFVCYMVGRIILEYCRNVEEAISLLKRIPHRSSFSYIVMDASGNHAIIEVTPRGIDIRHDQTCTNHFKLLTHENRNYTKESEERLARLEAQIPKNSPDKFDVFKRFNDPQYEIYSKLFKSWSGTIHTSMYDPTTLTAWITLGESQAPIAFDFRAWLDGKSLERTTLHGQLDTDIQFATES from the coding sequence ATGCAAAACGTTAAGTCAGATATTTTAACTTTTAGAGGTACACATTATGATTACGGTGTCGCAGTCGGCACATGGTTAAAACAAACGAAAATGCTTAAAAATAGAGAAAAAGAATGGCGCAAACGTGTTCCGAGATTTGATATCGATATTCAAGAAACGCAGGCCATCTTCCAACAGTTCGCACCTGAGATTTGGGATGAGATTCGTGGTATACAAGATGTGTTGAATATTCCAACACGACAAGCCATTCTTAATTTTGCTCATTATCGATTTACTACTCTACCAGATAGCGGTTGCAGTGTGTTTGTAGGTGATCATTATCTCGTGCGTAACTATGATTATCATCCTGCTACATATGATGGTCGCTATCAGTTGTTTCAACCCACTGATGGTGGCTACGCACAAATTGGTCCAATGTCACGAACAACAGGACGTATGGATGGTATGAATGAACATGGTCTTGTGATGGCTTACAACTTTATGCATCGTAAAAAGCCAGCAAATGGTTTCGTGTGCTATATGGTTGGTCGAATTATTTTAGAATATTGTCGAAATGTTGAAGAAGCTATCTCGTTATTAAAACGTATCCCCCATCGTAGTTCATTCAGCTATATCGTCATGGATGCTTCTGGCAATCACGCTATTATAGAAGTGACGCCACGTGGTATCGATATCCGTCATGATCAAACATGTACCAATCATTTTAAGTTACTCACGCACGAAAATCGAAACTACACAAAAGAATCGGAAGAACGATTGGCACGATTGGAAGCACAAATTCCTAAAAATTCGCCAGACAAGTTTGATGTATTCAAACGATTTAACGATCCGCAGTACGAAATATATAGTAAACTCTTCAAAAGTTGGAGCGGAACCATTCATACATCAATGTACGATCCTACAACGTTAACCGCTTGGATTACGTTAGGTGAGTCTCAAGCACCTATTGCTTTTGACTTCCGTGCATGGTTAGACGGCAAATCCCTAGAACGTACAACATTACACGGTCAACTCGATACAGACATTCAATTTGCCACAGAATCATAA
- a CDS encoding DUF4097 domain-containing protein — protein MKKLFIFGMSCFIIFFILGTLVWLFIEQKGQPITKLDRAFDDTQIEALVVNTDIVNVKFQEGKTFHMQYKGREQLNVTQQGRTVQVVERMNGKRKMLNLNPFITNAEELVVTLPPNHLKHLNVTTHIANVNMKDVKVDKVMVWNDQNGEVNLKDCQFKHTQIKGHETFVKVENSKLAKSDVNVANGMIFANHTAVEQSLFKLGEGDMHLLKMSPECDLKGIANKGDIEMSYAQAPKHVRLKLQPTNGEAMVEHPNIKNGINGNGKHQIELYTNDGNIVVR, from the coding sequence ATGAAAAAACTATTTATTTTTGGTATGAGTTGTTTTATCATCTTCTTTATTTTAGGAACATTAGTCTGGCTGTTTATTGAACAGAAAGGCCAACCGATTACAAAACTTGATCGCGCATTTGATGATACACAGATTGAAGCACTTGTCGTCAATACAGATATTGTTAATGTGAAGTTTCAAGAAGGAAAGACTTTCCATATGCAATATAAGGGGAGAGAACAATTGAACGTGACGCAACAAGGTCGTACCGTGCAGGTGGTTGAACGGATGAATGGCAAGCGCAAGATGTTGAATCTGAATCCCTTTATCACGAATGCTGAAGAACTTGTTGTTACGTTGCCACCGAATCACCTCAAGCATTTGAATGTGACGACACATATTGCTAACGTCAATATGAAAGATGTAAAGGTTGATAAAGTTATGGTATGGAATGATCAAAATGGAGAAGTGAATTTGAAAGATTGTCAATTCAAGCATACACAAATTAAAGGACATGAAACATTTGTAAAGGTAGAGAATAGTAAGTTAGCAAAAAGTGATGTAAACGTAGCGAATGGCATGATTTTTGCGAATCACACAGCTGTTGAACAAAGCCTATTCAAACTTGGTGAGGGAGATATGCATTTGTTAAAAATGTCACCTGAATGTGATCTCAAAGGCATTGCCAATAAAGGAGATATTGAGATGTCGTATGCACAAGCACCGAAACATGTCCGTTTGAAGTTACAGCCAACGAATGGTGAAGCGATGGTGGAACACCCAAATATAAAAAATGGCATCAATGGGAACGGCAAACATCAAATTGAACTATATACGAACGATGGAAATATTGTTGTACGTTAA
- a CDS encoding DUF1700 domain-containing protein, with protein MDKITFLNELEYQLNKLPKDVVDDVMNTYENYFYEEGQKGFTDKEIVNALDTPKQIAKQKYAKFAVKDAEKKPNITHVIRAIIATIGMSLVTFCFVLIPLIIVVIMMMAATFVALGMILSPFILLISNILAGIQNFSISNYLFSFAYLGLGTMFLVMIVKASIGIRTILIRYLNWNMHFMKKGTM; from the coding sequence ATGGATAAAATTACGTTTTTGAATGAATTAGAGTATCAATTAAACAAGTTACCAAAAGATGTCGTTGATGACGTCATGAATACATATGAAAATTATTTTTATGAAGAAGGGCAAAAAGGCTTTACCGACAAAGAGATAGTGAATGCATTGGATACACCGAAACAGATTGCAAAACAGAAGTATGCGAAATTTGCGGTTAAAGATGCAGAGAAAAAGCCAAATATTACACATGTCATCCGTGCGATTATCGCAACTATTGGCATGAGTCTCGTGACGTTCTGTTTTGTCTTAATTCCACTAATTATTGTCGTCATCATGATGATGGCAGCCACCTTTGTTGCGTTAGGTATGATTCTTTCTCCATTTATTTTATTAATTTCGAATATATTAGCAGGTATACAAAATTTTTCGATTAGTAATTATTTGTTTAGTTTTGCGTATCTTGGTTTAGGCACCATGTTTTTAGTGATGATTGTTAAGGCATCCATAGGCATAAGAACTATACTCATTCGATATTTAAATTGGAACATGCACTTTATGAAAAAAGGAACCATGTAA
- a CDS encoding gluconate:H+ symporter, whose protein sequence is MLHELWPIISVVLGILLLLVLIMAFKLNTFVSLIVTAIVTGLFLGMPFDSIIKTIETGMGGTLGHIALIFGLGAMLGKLLADGGGATQIADTLISRLGEKYVQWAMVIASFIIGVALFFEVGLVLLIPLVFTIAKRMNISQLKIGLPMVTALSVTHGFLPPHPGPVVIASELNANIGEVLLYGFIIAIPVTIVSGPLFVKIAPKLSPTAFQREGDISSLGATKTFEKDALPSFGLSTFTALLPVILMLFATVWQLVTGHTDGATNAFESFIYFIGTAGTAMLIAVLFAIFSMGLMRGIAMKDVMDTLTQAIYPIGMMLLIIGGGGAFKQVLIDGGVGKSIETFFTGSHISPLLLAWLVAAVLRLALGSATVAAISTTGIVLPLLQTADVNLALVVLAIGAGSVFCSHVNDAGFWMFKEYFGLTVKETFLTWSLVETIISVSGLVFVYFLSLFV, encoded by the coding sequence ATGTTACATGAGTTATGGCCAATTATTAGTGTCGTATTAGGTATTTTATTGTTACTCGTATTAATTATGGCATTTAAATTAAATACATTCGTGTCGTTAATTGTGACGGCGATTGTGACTGGCTTATTCTTAGGTATGCCATTTGACAGTATTATTAAAACCATTGAAACCGGAATGGGTGGAACGCTAGGGCATATCGCATTGATCTTCGGTTTAGGTGCGATGCTCGGCAAATTGCTTGCTGATGGTGGCGGTGCAACACAAATTGCAGATACACTCATCAGTCGTTTAGGTGAAAAATATGTCCAATGGGCAATGGTCATTGCATCATTTATCATTGGGGTTGCACTATTCTTTGAAGTTGGACTTGTATTATTAATTCCGCTTGTATTTACCATTGCAAAACGTATGAATATCTCACAATTGAAAATCGGTTTGCCAATGGTAACAGCTTTATCTGTAACACATGGCTTCTTACCACCGCATCCAGGACCAGTTGTCATTGCATCTGAATTGAATGCGAATATCGGTGAAGTGTTGTTATACGGCTTTATTATTGCGATTCCAGTGACGATTGTGTCAGGACCACTATTCGTAAAAATCGCACCAAAATTATCACCAACAGCATTCCAACGTGAAGGAGATATTTCATCATTAGGTGCAACAAAAACATTTGAAAAAGATGCGTTACCTAGCTTTGGATTAAGTACATTTACAGCATTATTACCAGTTATCTTAATGTTATTTGCGACAGTATGGCAATTAGTCACAGGTCATACAGATGGCGCAACAAACGCCTTTGAAAGCTTTATTTACTTTATCGGTACAGCGGGTACAGCTATGTTAATCGCTGTTCTATTTGCAATCTTCAGCATGGGCTTAATGCGTGGCATTGCGATGAAAGATGTGATGGATACTTTAACACAAGCAATCTATCCAATCGGTATGATGCTCTTAATTATCGGTGGGGGCGGTGCCTTCAAACAAGTACTGATTGATGGTGGCGTTGGTAAAAGTATTGAAACATTCTTTACAGGTTCACATATCTCACCATTACTACTTGCTTGGCTTGTAGCAGCTGTACTTCGCTTGGCATTAGGTTCGGCAACAGTTGCGGCAATCTCTACAACAGGAATAGTCTTACCATTATTACAAACAGCAGATGTTAATTTAGCACTTGTAGTATTAGCAATCGGTGCAGGTAGTGTCTTCTGTTCTCACGTAAACGATGCAGGTTTCTGGATGTTCAAAGAATACTTTGGTTTAACAGTCAAAGAAACATTCTTAACTTGGTCACTTGTTGAAACGATAATTTCTGTCAGTGGTCTTGTATTCGTGTACTTCTTGAGTTTATTTGTATAA
- the gntK gene encoding gluconokinase — translation MTTYMIGIDIGTTSTKSVLYNEQGVEVGKSQQEYEMFTPTVDTSEEDPDVLFDAVVNTLQGVIQDNDVKPEDISFVSFSAQMHSLILVDASDKPLTNSIIWADNRARHAVEDLKQNHNGQKIYERTGTPMHAMSPLSKMWWLKNDESALYQQAARFVDIKSYVIYRLTGEWVMDESIASATGLYNLRKRDWDQEVLQLLELSSEQLPRLVSTQYICQDMDEKYAKQIGLHTTTPIVMGASDGVLSNLGVNSYRPGEVAVTIGTSGAIRTVVDRPLTDSKGRIFCYVLDNEHYVIGGPVNNGGVVLRWLRDELLASEVETAKRLGMDSYDVMTRIAERVEPGAQGLMFHPYLAGERAPLWTSDARGSFIGLTLAHKKEHMIRAVLEGVLFNLYTVYLALVEVMGEMPSKIHATGGFSKSALWRQMMADIFDCELEVPESYESSCLGACAIGSLAIGKRDNYDMIADWVGKTHAHEANQEVVNTYQELASIFIQVSRSLMSSYEAIAKFQSKHY, via the coding sequence ATGACAACGTATATGATCGGAATAGATATCGGTACGACGAGTACGAAATCAGTACTGTATAACGAACAAGGTGTAGAAGTTGGCAAGTCCCAACAAGAATATGAGATGTTTACACCAACTGTGGATACATCAGAAGAAGATCCGGATGTTTTGTTTGATGCTGTTGTGAATACATTACAAGGTGTCATTCAAGATAATGACGTTAAACCAGAAGACATCTCATTCGTGTCATTTAGTGCACAGATGCACAGCTTAATCTTAGTAGATGCTTCTGACAAACCTTTAACGAACAGTATTATATGGGCGGATAACCGAGCACGACATGCAGTGGAAGATTTGAAGCAGAACCATAACGGTCAAAAAATCTATGAACGTACAGGTACGCCAATGCATGCGATGTCACCCTTGAGTAAAATGTGGTGGCTCAAAAATGATGAATCTGCGCTGTATCAACAAGCAGCCCGCTTTGTCGATATTAAGTCGTATGTCATTTACCGATTGACTGGTGAGTGGGTAATGGATGAATCAATTGCTTCAGCGACAGGTCTTTACAACTTGCGTAAGCGTGATTGGGACCAAGAAGTCCTACAATTGCTAGAACTGTCATCTGAACAGTTACCGAGATTGGTATCAACACAATATATTTGTCAGGATATGGACGAAAAGTATGCAAAACAAATTGGCTTGCATACAACAACACCAATCGTCATGGGTGCAAGCGATGGTGTCTTATCAAACTTAGGTGTCAATAGCTATCGTCCCGGCGAAGTAGCTGTCACGATTGGGACATCTGGAGCGATACGCACAGTGGTTGATCGTCCGCTCACAGATAGCAAAGGTCGTATTTTCTGCTATGTGCTAGATAATGAACACTATGTTATCGGTGGTCCCGTTAATAACGGTGGTGTCGTTTTACGCTGGCTGCGTGATGAGTTATTAGCAAGTGAAGTAGAGACAGCGAAACGCTTAGGAATGGATAGTTACGATGTGATGACACGCATCGCTGAACGTGTGGAACCCGGTGCGCAAGGTTTGATGTTCCATCCATACTTAGCAGGGGAACGTGCTCCGTTGTGGACTTCTGATGCAAGGGGATCATTCATTGGTCTAACTTTAGCGCATAAGAAAGAGCATATGATTCGTGCGGTTCTTGAAGGTGTGCTCTTTAACTTGTACACGGTCTATCTTGCGTTGGTTGAAGTAATGGGTGAGATGCCGTCGAAAATACATGCGACAGGTGGCTTTTCTAAAAGTGCGTTATGGCGTCAGATGATGGCAGACATTTTTGATTGTGAATTGGAAGTGCCTGAAAGCTACGAAAGCTCCTGCCTTGGTGCTTGTGCAATCGGAAGCCTTGCTATTGGTAAGCGTGACAACTATGACATGATTGCGGATTGGGTCGGTAAAACACATGCGCATGAAGCCAATCAAGAAGTTGTAAACACGTATCAAGAGTTGGCATCTATCTTTATACAAGTGAGTCGTAGCCTTATGTCATCTTATGAAGCAATTGCAAAATTTCAAAGCAAACATTATTAA
- a CDS encoding GntR family transcriptional regulator — translation MEFPKQWQQQMSKGEWIAACLRLNMMNGEYEEQEVITENQIAKQFNVSRSPVRDAFKILSQDRLIQLERMGAEVLPFNETKQQEMTDIRLMIESFAFTKVIQRDDLSTIVHAMYQALEMMKVSVKFQDPVSFTEHDIQFHELMVNACEHSYLTHLWMQMKPLMTCQVYISMSRRMNVDVEDFKRVITNHQKFVEAVEQRDRRLMYEAFRLNFSDLNNDIGAFWSDQM, via the coding sequence ATGGAATTTCCAAAACAATGGCAGCAACAGATGTCAAAAGGGGAATGGATTGCAGCATGTTTACGCTTGAACATGATGAATGGTGAGTATGAAGAGCAAGAAGTCATTACAGAAAACCAAATTGCTAAACAATTCAATGTCAGTCGTTCACCTGTGAGAGATGCCTTCAAGATTTTGAGTCAGGATCGTTTGATTCAACTTGAACGTATGGGTGCAGAAGTATTGCCTTTTAACGAGACGAAACAACAAGAAATGACGGACATCCGTTTAATGATAGAATCCTTTGCTTTTACAAAGGTCATTCAAAGAGATGATTTATCAACCATTGTGCATGCAATGTATCAGGCGCTAGAGATGATGAAGGTCAGTGTGAAGTTCCAAGATCCTGTCAGTTTTACAGAACATGACATCCAGTTCCATGAATTGATGGTTAATGCATGTGAACACAGTTACCTGACTCATTTGTGGATGCAGATGAAACCATTGATGACCTGTCAGGTATATATCAGCATGTCACGACGTATGAATGTCGATGTAGAGGACTTTAAGCGTGTCATTACGAATCATCAAAAGTTTGTTGAAGCGGTGGAACAGCGTGATCGTCGATTAATGTATGAAGCATTCCGTTTGAACTTTAGTGATTTGAATAACGACATTGGCGCTTTTTGGTCTGATCAAATGTAA
- a CDS encoding ABC transporter permease, with protein MNSLQLVKFDMLSVIKSPLTYIAILLGVLPIAVVVSVVVATGDEVDPNIILSMEKWFFSLIGMMFIVKTLSRDISEGTIQLYLNSLHHRIQYLVAKAISMIMLSILMAVVVLGITYIVDWTTQGPSIDMKSVGQLPVFYLMLFFIYGLLLFMFNLIIQKPAFVYTLGIFLLLFLTIVSPFIPLIPQIGPKLMEALDYIPIGYLTQKTLENDMSFTNWQWIINVASCIMLFAGNAYLIAKKDI; from the coding sequence ATGAACAGCTTACAATTAGTGAAGTTTGATATGTTGAGTGTTATAAAAAGTCCTTTAACTTATATCGCTATTTTATTAGGGGTTTTACCAATTGCAGTTGTAGTCAGTGTTGTTGTGGCAACGGGTGATGAAGTAGATCCTAATATAATTTTATCGATGGAAAAATGGTTTTTCTCTCTCATTGGTATGATGTTTATCGTTAAAACATTAAGTCGAGATATTTCAGAAGGAACGATTCAACTTTATTTAAATAGCTTGCATCATCGCATCCAGTATTTAGTCGCAAAAGCAATTTCGATGATTATGTTGAGTATCTTGATGGCAGTGGTGGTACTAGGTATCACGTATATTGTGGATTGGACGACACAAGGACCAAGTATTGATATGAAATCGGTTGGACAATTGCCAGTATTTTATTTAATGCTCTTTTTCATTTATGGTTTATTATTATTTATGTTTAATTTAATCATACAAAAGCCTGCGTTTGTCTATACATTAGGGATATTCTTATTACTCTTTTTAACGATTGTGTCACCGTTTATTCCATTAATTCCACAAATAGGCCCAAAATTGATGGAAGCTTTAGACTATATTCCAATTGGTTATTTAACGCAAAAAACATTAGAAAACGATATGTCATTTACCAATTGGCAATGGATCATTAACGTTGCTTCATGCATCATGTTATTTGCTGGAAATGCATATTTGATTGCTAAAAAAGATATTTAA
- a CDS encoding ABC transporter ATP-binding protein: MELKQISKQYNKHVVIDHIDFAFNDSRIVGLIGKNGVGKTTLMKIMNGNIVNYSGEVKVSKEDAVGYLIEHPKLYGNKTGLYNLKLFVQVLGKGYDKAYTENIVRAFGMESYIHKKVKKYSMGMKQKLAIAVSLMNKPKFLILDEPTNGMDPDGSIDVLKTIEQLAKELEMKILISSHKLEDIELICDRAVFLRDGKFVQDMMLTGEQETSQTMIQVTYDDFEAARQYLTEHFNVLQVQKDEGVIIISQQQNYQWLLKGLSSQHIYPTYIETRKATLRDTYFDINKRGDNA, from the coding sequence ATGGAACTAAAACAAATATCGAAACAGTACAACAAACATGTTGTCATTGATCATATTGATTTTGCATTTAATGATAGCCGTATTGTTGGGCTGATTGGTAAGAATGGTGTCGGTAAAACCACGCTGATGAAAATAATGAATGGCAATATTGTTAATTACTCAGGAGAAGTCAAGGTTTCAAAAGAAGATGCGGTTGGCTACTTAATCGAACATCCGAAGTTATATGGTAATAAAACGGGTCTTTATAATTTGAAATTATTTGTGCAAGTACTTGGAAAAGGGTATGACAAGGCATATACAGAAAATATTGTCCGTGCTTTTGGCATGGAATCGTATATCCATAAAAAAGTGAAGAAATATTCGATGGGAATGAAACAAAAACTGGCAATTGCGGTTTCACTTATGAACAAACCGAAATTTTTAATTTTAGATGAACCAACGAATGGCATGGATCCAGATGGTTCAATTGATGTACTTAAAACAATTGAGCAACTTGCAAAAGAACTAGAGATGAAAATTTTAATTTCGAGTCATAAGTTAGAAGATATTGAACTGATTTGTGATCGCGCTGTTTTTCTAAGAGATGGTAAGTTTGTTCAAGATATGATGTTGACAGGTGAACAAGAGACAAGCCAAACGATGATTCAAGTTACCTATGATGATTTTGAAGCAGCCCGTCAATATTTAACAGAACATTTCAATGTCCTTCAAGTACAAAAAGATGAAGGTGTTATCATTATCAGTCAACAACAGAACTATCAATGGTTATTAAAGGGATTATCATCGCAACATATTTATCCGACATATATTGAAACGCGTAAAGCAACATTAAGAGATACTTACTTTGACATTAATAAACGAGGTGACAACGCATGA